The Ictidomys tridecemlineatus isolate mIctTri1 chromosome 6, mIctTri1.hap1, whole genome shotgun sequence genome includes a region encoding these proteins:
- the LOC144365058 gene encoding olfactory receptor 6C2-like, with translation MRNHTAITTFILLGLTDDPKLQVLLFIFLLLTYMLSVTGNLTIITLTLMDPHLKTPMYFFLRNFSFLEVSFTTVCIPRFLYSLSTGDNTVTYNACATQIFFVFLFGATEFFLLAAMSYDRYVAICKPLHYMTIMNNRVCTLLVLSCWVAGLMIIVPPLSVGLQLEFCDSNAIDHFSCDASPLLKISCSDTWVLEQMVIIVAVFALIITLICVVLSYTYIIRTILRFPSVQQRKKAFSTCSSHMIVVSITYGSCIFIYIKPSAKEEVAINKGVSVLTSSVAPLLNPFIYTLRNKQVKHAFNDCIKKIVFLSKKQKF, from the coding sequence ATGAGGAACCACACAGCAATAACCACTTTCATCCTGCTGGGACTGACAGATGACCCAAAACTGCAAGTTCTGCTTTTTATCTTCCTGTTGCTCACCTACATGTTGAGTGTAACAGGGAACCTGACTATTATCACCCTCACACTGATGGATCCCCATCTGAAGACAcctatgtacttcttcctcagaaACTTTTCCTTCCTAGAAGTTTCATTTACTACTGTCTGTATCCCTCGATTCCTGTACAGTTTATCAACTGGAGACAATACTGTTACCTATAATGCTTGTGCAACtcagatattttttgtttttctctttggagCAACAGAATTTTTTCTCCTGGCAGCCATGTCCTAtgatcgctatgtggccatctgtaaaCCTCTTCATTACATGACCATTATGAACAACAGAGTGTGCACCTTATTAGTCCTCTCCTGCTGGGTAGCTGGCTTGATGATTATTGTCCCACCCTTAAGTGTAGGTCTCCAGCTTGAATTCTGTGATTCTAATGCCATTGATCATTTCAGCTGTGATGCAAGTCCCCTCCTAAAGATCTCATGCTCAGACACATGGGTACTAGAACAGATGGTTATCATTGTGGCTGTATTTGCCCTCATTATTACCCTAATCTGTGTGGTTCTGTCCTACACATACATCATCAGGACCATTCTGAGATTCCCCTCTGTTCAGCAAAGGAAAAAGGCCTtttccacctgctcctcccacaTGATTGTGGTTTCCATCACCTATGGCAGCTGCATCTTCATCTACATCAAGCCTTCAGCAAAGGAAGAGGTGGCCATAAATAAAGGAGTTTCAGTTCTCACCTCTTCTGTAGCGCCCTTGCTGAACCCTTTCATTTACACCTTGAGGAACAAGCAAGTGAAACACGCTTTCAATGACTGCATAAAGAAGATTGTGTTTCTCTCAAAGAAGCAGAAGTTTTGA